DNA from Microvirga ossetica:
GGCTTCACAGTGATGCAGCATGCCTTCGCGGGCGGCGCCTTCACGCGCGGCTTCGTGAACGACACGGAGCGCCGGGCGCTCGCCCTGACCGGTGCCGGCGACATCGTGTTCGACTGGGACGTGGTCTCCGACAACATCTTCGTCAGCCCCGAGGTCGAGCACCAGCTCGGGCTCAAGCGCGGCTCCCTCGAAGGCCCGGCCTCCGCCTGGCTCAACCTGATCCACCCCTTCGACAAGGACCGCTACCGGCTCGCCCTCGATGCGGTGATCGAGCAGCGCCGCGGCCGCCTGACCCAGGATTTCCGCCTGCGTTCCGCCTCGGGCGCGCATAATTGGTTCCGTCTCAAGGCGCGTCCGGTGATCGGCTCCGACGGCGAGGTGCTGCGGATCGTCGGCACGCTCGCCGACGTCATGGACAGCAAGACCGCCGAGGAACGCCTGCTGCACGACGCCGTGCACGACAACCTGACGAGCCTGCCGAACCGACAACTATTCTACGACCGGCTGGAGGCCGCCCTCACCTTCGCCGGCCAGGACGATGCCCTGCGCCCCACCGTGCTCGTCGTCGATCTCGACAAGCTTAAGGAGACCAATTCCCTGGCTGGCTACGCTGCGGGCGATTCGGTTCTCCTCACCCTGTCCCGTCGCCTGAGCCGCCTGCTCAAGCCGCAGGATACCCTGGCGCGCATCTCGGGCGACGAATTCGCCATCATCCTACTGTCCGAGCGCGAGCCCGACCGGATCATCTCCTTCGCCGACATGGTCCGCCGCGTGGTGACGACCCCGTTCACCTATGCGGAGCGCGAGATCTTCCTCACCGCCTCCATCGGCATCGTCCTCTACGATCCGCAGATCGCCGCGCGGCGCGAGGAGGTTCTGCGCAATGCCGAGATCGCCATGGCCCATGCGCGCCGCCACGGCGGCGACCGGATCGAGGTCTTCCGCCCGACCATGCGATCCGACCGCAGCGACCATTTCACGATGGAAACCGACCTTCGCCATGCGGTCGACCGCAACGAGATGAAGGTGCTGTTCAAGCCGATCGTGCGCCTGGAGGACCGGACCATCGCCGGCTTCGAGTCGATGCTGCGCTGGGATCATCCCCGGCTCGGCCGGATCGGCCCCGAGGACTTCATGTCGATTGCAGAGGAAACCGGCCTCATCATCAAGCTGAGCGTGTTCCTGCTGGAGCAGACCGGCCGGGAGCTTGCTGCGTGGCAGAACGCGCTCGAGGTCGAGCCGCCGATCTTCGCCAGCGTCAACATGTCGAGCCATCACCTTCTGCGCCACGATCTGCTGCAGGACGTGAAGACGGTCATCGCCCGCACCGGCGTCCTGCCCGGCACCCTCAAGATCGAGATGACCGAGAGCCTGGTGATGGAGAATCCGGAATACTCGGCTCAGATGCTCACGCGCCTGCGCGATCTCGGCGCCGGTCTGTCGCTCGACGATTTCGGCACGGGCTATTCCGCCCTCTCCTATCTGCAGCGATTCCCGTTCGACACGATCAAGGTGGACGAGTCCTTCGTGCGCCTGATGGGCTCGGGCAAGCCGGTCATCCTGCGCTCCATCGTCAAGATGGCGCACGAACTCGGGCTGGAGATCGTTGCGGAAGGCGCGGAGAGCGAGTCGGAGGCCATCGAGCTTTACCAGCTCGGCTGCGAATATGCGCAGGGGCCGGTCTTCGGCGAACCGATGTCGACGCTGCAGGCCCGCCAGCTTGTCGGGGCAGCGCCCGCTGCCGCCTGATCAGGCGTGGCCGGCGTCCATGGACAGCATCGCCGGCTCGATGCCGATGCCGCGCAGGGCCATCTCGTAGCGCAGATCGGCGGAGGTGTTGAAGATCAGCCCCGCATCGGCCGGGCAGTTGAGCCAGCCATTGGCCTGGAGTTCCATCTCCAGCTGGCCCGCACCCCAGCCGGCATAGCCCAGCGCCAGCACCGCATTCTCAGGTCCGCGGCCGGCGGCGATGGCGCGCAGGATATCGATGGTTGCGGTCAGGCAGACGCTGTCATCGATGGGCAGGGTCGATTGCTCGATATGGAAATCCGGCGAATGCAGAACGAAGCCCCGGCTCGTCTCCACGGGCCCACCCATCAGCACCTGCATGGCGCCGACCTTCTGCGGCAGCCGGATCCGCTCGATCTCCGGAACGATCTCGAGCTGCACCAGCAGGTCGGGCATGTTTACGTTCGCGGCGGGCCGGTTGAGGATGATCCCCATCGCTCCTTCCGCAGAATGGGCGCAGATGTAGATGACGGAGCGCGCGAAGCGCTCGTCCATCATTCCCGGCATGGCGACGAGGACCTGCCCGTCGAGATACGAGGTTTCGATGCCGTAAGGAGGAAGTTGAGAGCCCATATCCTAAAATCTGCCTTGCTGGGCCGGCCAGCCGATCACAGGATCGTGGATGGCAGACCCGAAGAGAAACGCATAAGGGAAGCGCCTCAGGGAGGCGTCAGTTCCATGGCATTCATGTTCCGCGCCGCTTCGGCTGCG
Protein-coding regions in this window:
- a CDS encoding EAL domain-containing protein, producing MRIVSFAITLLLATFLGLALPSTGWAVESVRVDPKMKAIDLTPAIERYSSDGDEIRISTAPGRDGIVRRIAVKAREAGTRPDWIVFALTNDTDEQVDRLLVAPHFRLTGSGVLWPDLGATRIAAITASQGIRPERDDSADADIFLITLDPGTTVTFVAELRSDNLPQLHLWDADAYKDRVNGLTLYKGIIIGIAGLLALFLTIVFVVKGALIFPAAAALAWAVLAYACIDFGFFQRIFPITEATEQVYRAGAEAVLAATLLVFLFAYLNLNRWHVRYSHVTAFWLLFLGGLVALAIVDPPVASGVARMSIAAVAGIGFVLVIHLATHGYDRAVMLVPTWLLLVAWVTAASFTVVGQLTSDLVPPALVGGLVLVVMLIGFTVMQHAFAGGAFTRGFVNDTERRALALTGAGDIVFDWDVVSDNIFVSPEVEHQLGLKRGSLEGPASAWLNLIHPFDKDRYRLALDAVIEQRRGRLTQDFRLRSASGAHNWFRLKARPVIGSDGEVLRIVGTLADVMDSKTAEERLLHDAVHDNLTSLPNRQLFYDRLEAALTFAGQDDALRPTVLVVDLDKLKETNSLAGYAAGDSVLLTLSRRLSRLLKPQDTLARISGDEFAIILLSEREPDRIISFADMVRRVVTTPFTYAEREIFLTASIGIVLYDPQIAARREEVLRNAEIAMAHARRHGGDRIEVFRPTMRSDRSDHFTMETDLRHAVDRNEMKVLFKPIVRLEDRTIAGFESMLRWDHPRLGRIGPEDFMSIAEETGLIIKLSVFLLEQTGRELAAWQNALEVEPPIFASVNMSSHHLLRHDLLQDVKTVIARTGVLPGTLKIEMTESLVMENPEYSAQMLTRLRDLGAGLSLDDFGTGYSALSYLQRFPFDTIKVDESFVRLMGSGKPVILRSIVKMAHELGLEIVAEGAESESEAIELYQLGCEYAQGPVFGEPMSTLQARQLVGAAPAAA
- a CDS encoding YqgE/AlgH family protein, with product MGSQLPPYGIETSYLDGQVLVAMPGMMDERFARSVIYICAHSAEGAMGIILNRPAANVNMPDLLVQLEIVPEIERIRLPQKVGAMQVLMGGPVETSRGFVLHSPDFHIEQSTLPIDDSVCLTATIDILRAIAAGRGPENAVLALGYAGWGAGQLEMELQANGWLNCPADAGLIFNTSADLRYEMALRGIGIEPAMLSMDAGHA